Proteins encoded in a region of the Salminus brasiliensis chromosome 2, fSalBra1.hap2, whole genome shotgun sequence genome:
- the cwf19l1 gene encoding CWF19-like protein 1, translating into MGEKPLRVLACGDVEGRITALFNRVNTIQKKSGQFDLLLCVGDFFGASPEAEAEWEAYKSGAKKAPIHTYVLGAASQETVKYFPSSDGCELAENIIYLGRRGIFTGASGLQIAYVSGREAHQEPAPAHCYTAKDFTALLTPLVSSSKFKGVDILLTSQWPRGVWQYGNNPEIDTKFCGVSSIANLAEKLKPRYHFAALEGVHYERLPYRNHLVLQENAQHVSRFIALATVNNAAKKKYLYAFNIVPMKSMDPAELVKQPQDVTENPYKKALKEGKKDKPPPSAFAEEEPVSQFFFDLGQKKQQHHHRHQQNQGGGRKRQSEGDGSSQPKQPRKPPQPTGPCWFCLASPEVEKHLVISIGTHCYMAIAKGCLTPDHVLLLPIGHYQSVVDMPSEVVEELERYKTAVRKFYKSRGRRCVLFERNYRSQHLQLQVVPVPMEQCSTEDIKEAFMVQAQEQQMELMEIPEHTDLKQIAPPGTPYFYVELDTGEKLFYRIKKNFPLQFGREVLASEAVLNIPTRSDWRDCKSSREEEEALTKQVRSGFQPFDFTMDD; encoded by the exons aTGGGGGAGAAGCCTCTGCGAGT ACTTGCTTGTGGGGACGTCGAAGGTAGAATCACTGCTTTGTTCAACCGGGTGAACACCATCCAAAAAAAGAGCGGGCAGTTTGAT ttattaTTGTGCGTTGGTGATTTCTTCGGTGCCTCTCCAGAGGCTGAAGCGGAATGGGAAGCGTACAAGTCTGGAGCTAAGAAAG CTCCCATCCACACATACGTTCTCGGTGCTGCAAGCCAGGAGACTGTGAAGTATTTCCCCAGCTCTGATGGCTGCGAATTAGCTGAAAACATCATATACTTAG GGCGAAGGGGGATTTTCACAGGAGCTTCGGGCCTCCAGATTGCATATGTGAGTGGCAGAGAGGCTCACCAGGAGCCTGCACCCGCTCACTGCTATACTGCCAAGGACTTCACAGCCCTGCTTACTCCTCTGGTGTCCAGCTCGAAGTTTAAAGGAGTTGACATCCTCCTGACCTCTCAGTGGCCTAGGGGAGTGTGGCAGTATGGGAACAACCCG gaAATTGATACCAAGTTCTGTGGAGTTTCCTCTATTGCAAATCTCGCAGAAAAGTTGAAGCCTCGCTACCACTTTGCTGCACTAGAAGGGGTTCACTATGAACGACTGCCATACAG AAACCATTTGGTCCTTCAAGAGAACGCACAGCACGTCAGCCGATTCATTGCACTGGCAACCGTTAACAACGCTGCTAAGAAAAAG TACTTGTATGCATTTAACATTGTACCGATGAAAAGTATGGACCCTGCAGAGTTGGTCAAACAGCCTCAGGATGTGACGGAGAACCCTTATAAGAAAGCtctgaaagaaggaaagaaggacAAGCCTCCGCCGTCTGCGTTTGCTGAG GAGGAGCCTGTGTCCCAGTTCTTTTTTGATCTGGGCcagaagaagcagcagcatcatcaccGGCACCAGCAGAACCAGGGTGGAGGTCGGAAGCGGCAGTCGGAGGGCGATGGATCCAGCCAGCCTAAGCAGCCCCGCAAACCCC CTCAGCCTACCGGACCCTGTTGGTTCTGTTTAGCCAGCCCTGAGGTGGAGAAGCACTTGGTCATCAGTATCGGGACGCAT TGTTACATGGCCATAGCTAAGGGCTGCCTTACCCCTGACCACGTGTTGCTGTTGCCCATCGGACATTACCAGTCTGTGGTGGACATGCCGTCAGAGGTCGTAGAAGAGCTGGAGCGGTACAAAACCGCAGTCAGGAAATTCTACAAGAGCCGCGGCCGGCGCTGTGTTCTGTTCGAGAGGAACTACCGCAGCCAACATCTTCAGCTACAG GTGGTGCCTGTGCCCATGGAGCAGTGCAGTACGGAGGACATTAAGGAAGCCTTCATGGTGCAGGCTCAGGAGCAGCAGATGGAGCTGATGGAGATACCGGAACATACAGACCTCAAACAG ATTGCTCCACCAGGAACTCCTTACTTTTATGTAGAACTGGACACGGGAGAGAAGCTGTTTTATCGAATCAAGAAGAATTTCCCGTTGCAGTTTGGCAg GGAAGTTTTGGCGAGTGAGGCAGTGTTGAACATCCCAACGCGGTCAGACTGGAGAGATTGTAAAAGCagcagagaggaggaagaggctcTAACAAAACAAGTCCGCTCTGGTTTCCAGCCCTTTGACTTCACCATGGATGACTGA